Proteins from a genomic interval of Syntrophorhabdaceae bacterium:
- a CDS encoding PaaI family thioesterase, with the protein MTKDIFESLRKEIKNEPYANHMGIRLRDIGPGYAVMETRYSEKMTNFVGLVHGGAIFSLIDEAFSAASNSHGTVAVALNLNVTFLASPAINSLLVVEAKEESRSKRIATYAIEVVEKNDAGDRKIAACQAVVYRKDQKLSFLEEETT; encoded by the coding sequence ATGACGAAGGATATATTTGAGTCGCTGAGGAAAGAAATAAAAAATGAGCCTTATGCCAATCACATGGGCATCAGGCTGCGGGACATTGGTCCCGGTTATGCGGTAATGGAAACAAGGTATTCAGAAAAAATGACAAACTTCGTCGGCCTGGTTCACGGAGGGGCGATCTTTTCTCTTATCGATGAAGCCTTCAGCGCCGCATCAAACTCTCATGGCACGGTTGCCGTGGCCTTAAACCTCAATGTTACCTTCCTTGCGTCTCCTGCGATTAATTCCCTTCTTGTCGTCGAAGCTAAGGAAGAAAGCAGGAGCAAGCGCATTGCAACCTATGCCATAGAGGTAGTTGAGAAAAATGACGCTGGAGATCGGAAGATAGCTGCCTGCCAGGCCGTCGTTTACCGGAAAGATCAAAAGTTATCCTTTCTGGAAGAGGAAACTACCTGA